CCAAGGCATCCGCCACAAACTGGAGCGCTCCACCGTAATGCAGGTTATTCATTATAAATTCGTTCGACGCCACCTCGGCATATTCACGAAGTCTATTGAAGCAACCGTCTTCAACGATTTTCAAAACCTTTTGGCAGATAAACAAAAAAACAAAAGCCGTCACCACAAAAAGAATTACAGCAAAAACAAGGTGATCCTTATGCATCACCTTGTCATTATGGGTACCATCAATATTTTTCAGCATTCAGTCATCACTTCTTGAGGAATCTTGACAAAATATACTTCATTTTGTCAATGTCAATAGGTTTCGAAATGTGTTCATCCATGCCTGCATCAAGGGCCGCCTTGCGGTCTTCTTCAAAGGCATTTGCCGTCATGGCGACAATCGGTATGCGGGACTGATAACCTGCCGGAAGCATGCGGATTGCACGCGTTGCCGCAAAACCGTCCATCACAGGCATCTGCACGTCCATGAGCACAAGATCGTACTGCCCGGGCTTTGCATTTTGCATAAGTTCCACAGCCTGTTTTCCATTTTCCGCCGTAAACACAATAAATCCGTTGTCGTCAAGAATATCGCATGCAATCTGGCGGTTCATTTCGTTATCTTCGACAAGCAAAATCTTTTTGCCCTTGAAGCTGAAATCACCGATCTGCATTTGGGAACCGACACTCTTTTTGCCATGCAACTTGAAGTCGATACTCAAGACAACTTCAGTACCTTTATTCTCTTCGCTAAAGATCTGAATGCTGCCGCCCATCATCTCGACAATGTTCTTCGTGATGGACATTCCAAGGCCAGTTCCCTGAATACCGCTCACCGTCGAAGAATTGGCGCGCGTAAACGGCTCGTAAATCGTCTTCAGGAATTTTTCGCTCATGCCCATGCCGTTATCGCGAATACGGATTTCAAATCGAGCCGAATTCGGCTTTTCCGATTCCCGTTCGTCCACCACCATTGTAACCGAGCCGCCCTCTTGCGTGTACTTGATAGCATTCGAAAGGACATTCAAAATCACCTGATTCAGTCGCAGCTTGTCGCACACGATTCCTGAATCATAGATATTCATATTCACATCAAACGAGAGTTTCTTCGTATCGACGTCGGCCTGCACAATGTCCTTGAGGGCGTTGATAATTTCAATCAGGTCTTCGTCTTTTTCCGAAAGCACAACCTTGCCCGATTCGATACGGCTCATGTCGAGCACATCGTTAATGAGCGAGAGCAAATGATTGGAACTCTGGCCAAGCTTGCGCAAGTAATCGAGAACCACTTCCTTTTCATCAATGTGTGCCATGGCAAGGCCCGTAAAGCCCACGATTGCATTCATCGGCGTACGGATATCATGGCTCATGTTCGAGAGGAACGTCGTCTTTGCACGATCCGAAGACTGCGCCATCGAAAGAGCCTTCTGGAGCATCACCTGCTGCTTTTCGAGCAAGTCGTTCTGCTCGGCAATCTTCGCATCCAGTTCCAGTTTTTCAACCTGGTCATCGCTCAACAGCAAGAACGAAAGCACAAACGAGACAACCTCGCCATCGTCATTGCGTTCGATAGTCGTGAACTTTGCACGCAGCCATTCACCGCTTGCAATCTTGAATTCCAGTTCGCGCTGGTCGGTCCCCTTCAAGAACTTTTGCACATAGAACAGGTTCGACAGCTTCAGCCAATCCTGCTGGAATTCGTCTGAGACAATACTGCTGATTTGCTTGATTTCGGAAGAGTACGAACTGTACAGCGGGCGTTTCTCGACCCACGAGACATTCGAAGATTTAATGGTGCGAAACGAATTGTCTTCGACATTCACAAAGTAGATGGACACGTAATCATCGTACAGGATGTCGTTCACAAAGTCCTTGAGGATGAGGTCGTCCTTTTCGGCAAAGCCAAGCGCAACAGCCTTCGGCTTATCGAATTCATCGCCCACCTTCACGAACTTCATTTCGCAATAGTGCGGTCTGCCATCGACATTCCCGCGATACGTCGTGATAAAAGTCTTCTGCCGAACAAGTTGCTTTTTAATATTGTCGAGCGTTCCGGCCTCGTGCATCATCTGGCGATCACGTTCCCAAACAACACCATCGACATATTCTTCAAAGGCCTTGGAATACGAAACACCCGAACGGAAACGACGACCAAACAGCGACTCCGATTCCTTGTTCATCGAATACGGCGTAATCGCATCCTTTTCAAGATCAATGTAATAAACAGAAGAATATTCCGACGCCAAGACATCAATGATTTCCAGGTCCTGTTCAATCTTCTTCTGATGCATACGTACCGTGCGGATCTGTTCATCCTTGTCGGCAAAGCCAATCACAAAAGCTTTTTGCCCCTTGTTGACGGCAACGATTTTGCATTCGCAGAACTTGTCCGAATAGCTCACAAACTCAAAACTCGTGACGCCCTTCTTTTGCAAGAGCGAATTGAGACTTTTGGCCGAGAGTTTTTTCAGCACGGCATCTTGATATTCAGGAGCGACAACTTTATTGACGATATGATTAATCGCACCACTATAAGTAAATTCACCCAGAGAATCGCCAAGCATCTTCTGGATGTTCGCGTTCAGCTTGTGCGCTGTCACCAGGTCGTATTCCAGGTCGCAATAGAAAATACACGAGTAGTCCGACGCCAAGAGCGAAGTCACAGCGGCATCTTCGTCCATGCGCTTTCTGCGGTTGATTTCGTTTTCGGCAAAACTCGCGACGAGCTTGAGTACAGCAAAATTCTTCTGCGATTCCTTGGGGTTGTCTAAAACAAGGAAACTGTAACGCTGTTCATTCGAAGCAATCGTCGAAACGCTTATGCTCTTGATATCTAGAACCGGCAACGAGCTGTACAGCCTTTCCCAGACACCGTATTCATCATCCTGCGATTCGAGATAGACGGCGTCCATATCGCCCACGGATTCAATCCACGGACTGATAATTTCCAATGGAATATGCTGGAGCCCCGCCTTGTTGGGCCTTACACCCTTGCGGCACCATTCATACGTGCTACAGAGGAATTCCCTTTCCTTGTCGCATTCCAGGATATACGCCCTATCGGCATCGTAATAAGAGGCAAGCGTTGCAAGCAGTTCTTCGATAGCGTCCTTGGAACGATTTTCCTTATAGAGAACATCGATGCAGTCGCGAATTGCGGCATCCTGTTTCTGCTGTTCCGAGACGTTATAAGCGACCAACATCGCCTGGTATTCATTCAGGATTTCGTTCTTAGAAACGTAGCAGACAAAACGGCTGTAATGCCAGCCGATATGCGGCGAATAAAAACGGCAAGTGTATTCAGGGATGGAATCGCCTTTTTTGACCTGGTCAATGAGCGACTTTGCCGAGAGGTGCTGCACAAAAGCCTTACGGTAATCCTTATCTACGAGCTGGTCTGCAATCTTCTCGATAATCGCATCGTAATGCGGGAAGTCTTCGCCAAACGAATCGCTCACATCGACGGACTTGCCTTCAATAATCTGGATAAAAGGGCGAGAGACTTTGCCCTCCGACAAGTTCACCTTGAAATAGCTATACGCCTTGTCGAGAATCGCCTTTCCATAAAGCTTTTCGTTGAGGGCACTCTGCAAGCGTTCGCGCTTTGTATCAAGATCCATCGTCTTGATTTCGTCACGCAGCTCTTCTTCGGTGGTCTTCTGGATTAGCGCAAGCTCTGTGATATCCTTGTGCCAGCCTTCAAGCCTCACACCTTTCTTATAGTGAAAATTGCGGGTTCCACCACAACGGACAAAACGGACACGGCCATCGGGAGCATGCCAAGGGTACTGAATTTCAGGCGCCTCGCCTGCACTCATCTTGTCGACATACGCCTTGACTTCGGCAAAATGCTCCGGGTCGATATTATCAAACCAAGCATGGAAAATATCCTCGGCAGAAACACCCTCTTCAAGCCCAAGCAACTTGAGCATGGTCGGATTCGCAGTCATACGTGGAGCGCAGCCGTCATCAATTTCGACAGCCCAAAGCCCTATGCCTACCCCGTCCAAAATATTTGTCGTCAACGGTATCGAGTGTTCGTCAGCCATAAAGTGGTTCCATATCCTTTC
The nucleotide sequence above comes from Fibrobacter sp. UWB16. Encoded proteins:
- a CDS encoding response regulator encodes the protein MADEHSIPLTTNILDGVGIGLWAVEIDDGCAPRMTANPTMLKLLGLEEGVSAEDIFHAWFDNIDPEHFAEVKAYVDKMSAGEAPEIQYPWHAPDGRVRFVRCGGTRNFHYKKGVRLEGWHKDITELALIQKTTEEELRDEIKTMDLDTKRERLQSALNEKLYGKAILDKAYSYFKVNLSEGKVSRPFIQIIEGKSVDVSDSFGEDFPHYDAIIEKIADQLVDKDYRKAFVQHLSAKSLIDQVKKGDSIPEYTCRFYSPHIGWHYSRFVCYVSKNEILNEYQAMLVAYNVSEQQKQDAAIRDCIDVLYKENRSKDAIEELLATLASYYDADRAYILECDKEREFLCSTYEWCRKGVRPNKAGLQHIPLEIISPWIESVGDMDAVYLESQDDEYGVWERLYSSLPVLDIKSISVSTIASNEQRYSFLVLDNPKESQKNFAVLKLVASFAENEINRRKRMDEDAAVTSLLASDYSCIFYCDLEYDLVTAHKLNANIQKMLGDSLGEFTYSGAINHIVNKVVAPEYQDAVLKKLSAKSLNSLLQKKGVTSFEFVSYSDKFCECKIVAVNKGQKAFVIGFADKDEQIRTVRMHQKKIEQDLEIIDVLASEYSSVYYIDLEKDAITPYSMNKESESLFGRRFRSGVSYSKAFEEYVDGVVWERDRQMMHEAGTLDNIKKQLVRQKTFITTYRGNVDGRPHYCEMKFVKVGDEFDKPKAVALGFAEKDDLILKDFVNDILYDDYVSIYFVNVEDNSFRTIKSSNVSWVEKRPLYSSYSSEIKQISSIVSDEFQQDWLKLSNLFYVQKFLKGTDQRELEFKIASGEWLRAKFTTIERNDDGEVVSFVLSFLLLSDDQVEKLELDAKIAEQNDLLEKQQVMLQKALSMAQSSDRAKTTFLSNMSHDIRTPMNAIVGFTGLAMAHIDEKEVVLDYLRKLGQSSNHLLSLINDVLDMSRIESGKVVLSEKDEDLIEIINALKDIVQADVDTKKLSFDVNMNIYDSGIVCDKLRLNQVILNVLSNAIKYTQEGGSVTMVVDERESEKPNSARFEIRIRDNGMGMSEKFLKTIYEPFTRANSSTVSGIQGTGLGMSITKNIVEMMGGSIQIFSEENKGTEVVLSIDFKLHGKKSVGSQMQIGDFSFKGKKILLVEDNEMNRQIACDILDDNGFIVFTAENGKQAVELMQNAKPGQYDLVLMDVQMPVMDGFAATRAIRMLPAGYQSRIPIVAMTANAFEEDRKAALDAGMDEHISKPIDIDKMKYILSRFLKK